A window of Candidatus Hydrogenedentota bacterium genomic DNA:
CATGAAAGAGAAGATGTGGGACGAGCTCGACCACGGGTACTTCATGGCCTTCGTTTCCATGATGGCGAAGCCCAAGTAGGGCGCCACTCGCCTTTCAGCTCTTTCCCGAATTACCCGGCCCTGCCGTACGATCGCGCGCGCCTGGCTCGTGTTCGGCCGCTTCGTGAGGAACGCCTGTGAAGGAAAATCGATGACCAGACTCTTCCCAGTAAACAGGCGCACACTTGTCGCCGCCTGCTGCATCGGCGCAGCGGTGCTCCCTGTGGCCGCCGAGCCCGCCCCGGGCTTCGAATCGATGCCGAAAATAGACGCCCACGCCCATGTGTATGCGGACCTGCCCGAACTGGATGCGATGCTGGCCAGGATTGACTTCCGTGTCGTAAACATATGCGACGGAGGCAATGACCCGGCCATGCTGGTCGCGAAACGCGGGTGGGTTCAGGGCCTCCACGAAGCCCACCCCCGGCAATTTGACTACTGCCCCACCTTCGACCTGACTCGGCGCAATGAACCGGGCTATGCGGAGGAAGTTATCCGCTACCTCGACGAGGCCTTCTCCCAGGGTGCGGTGATGGTCAAGATATACAAGGAGGTGGGCCTGGAGCTCAAGCGGCCCGATGGTTCCTGGCTCATGCCGGACGATCCCGTATTCGATCCGATCTACAAACACCTCGCGCGCTCGGGCCGGCCGCTGCTATCCCACTTTGCGGAGCCCCTCGCGGCGTGGCTGCCGCTGGATCGGGCGAGCGTGCATTACAGTTACTATTCGCGCCATCCCGAGTGGCACTTCTACACGCAGTCCGACATTCCGGCCCACGAAACCGTGATCGCGGCCCGAAGTCGCGTGCTGGAGAAACACCCCAACCTCACGATGATCGGCGCGCACCTCGGAAGCCTCGAGCACGACGTTAAGATACTGGGCGCCTATCTGGACCGATATCCGAACTTCCACGTGGACATTGCCGCGCGATCCGCCGACTTGAGTCGCCAGCCGACACAAGAGGTGCGGGACTTTTTTATCCGGTATCAGGACCGCGTTCTTTACGGCTCGGATATCGGCGTCGATCTTCCGGAATCGGGTGCCTATTCCCCGGAGGAAGCGGCGAAGATCGCGGCCAACGCCGAAGGACACTACCGGCGCGACTGGCAATATTTTTCCGGAGTCGGCGGCGTGGAGGTGAAGGGAATGCCGGTGGAATGCCTCGAATTACCCCGCGATGTACTGGAGAAGTTCTACTTCAAGAATGCGGAGCGCCTGATACCGGGTCTGCAACGGAAATAGAAAAGCCCCGCGACGCGCGGGGCTTGACGGGTTTCAATGATTCATGGGCCGCATGGCGGAGGATGCCATGCGGCCCATGCGGTCTATTTCAGGGTGAAGATCCCGGATTCGGGAAAGTGGGCCGGCGTGGACCAGGAGGGCCGCCACGTCAGCAGCGATACGCCCAGCCGCGCGTCCGAGGGGTCGAAGTCGTTTACGCCAATATTGAACTGGATGTGCTCCGTGCTCGCGCCGCCCACCTTTTCCAGGGACGCCAGCGGGATGGCGAACTCATAGGTAATGCGGCCCTCGCCCTGGACAAAGGCCGAAGTGCCGCCCAGATCCGCCGCCACGTACTTGGAGTCGTTCGTCTCATAGCCCGACTTTTCCTCGGGGCTGATATCCGGACCTTCCACGATGGAAACCACCGACTCCTCCGTCAGGGGCGTCGCGGCCGGGTCCGCGCCCGCGGCGCGGGCGAAGATCAGGGCAAAGTCCTGCCAGAGTTTCACACCGTCGCCTTTGATATCGTCGTCGTCCACTTCGAGCGCCGCAAACAACGTCGTGCCATCGTGGGCAAGGCCGAAGCGGAAGGTCATATCCTGCGGACCCTTCCACGCGAGTTCGTTGGTGTAGATCTGGCCCGGCTGATTCATTGCATAGGGGAGCACACCCCATTCGTCCAGCTTGCCGTCCACCACGACGCCCGATCGCTTCACGACTTCGTGTGGCCCCTCGGAGAGCAACCGAAGTACATCGCTGAACTGCATGGGCGGCGCGTTGAATGCGTCGTAGACCCCGGTCCAGTGAAATGCGATGGGCTGGATGGTTTGTGGTGTGAGTGGTTTGTCCGAGGTTACCGTCACGGTTTTCGTCAGCGTGCTCTCCGGCGGCACCACCACGCTGATGCTGCCCGGCGTTACGCTGAGCCCGTCCGGGCCCTCCACCAGGCCCTTGAAGCGCAGGGGCTTATCCCAGGGGTTGGTCACGGATATTTCCCAGGAGGCCGAAGTCATGGACTCGCCCGCCATGATGACCGGGTTGGTGGTCACCGCGCTGCGGTCGCGGAAGCTCCGCAGTTTTGCCGCAAGCTCCGGCGTTCGGAAATCCGCCGGAAAGATCCCATCCAATGCGATGGCGGCCATCTTCGGGCCCTCGTCGGTTACGGTCACCCACATCAGGTGGTCGAATTCGCCGAAGGCCGGTCCGCGCATGGCGGAACCACCGCCCGTGGTGGCCAGCGTCACATACTGGATGTTCCCTCGCTCGGCATAGGCGTAATTGTGAATGTGGCCCGCGAAGAACGTGTGCTTCCGGCCTTCAAAGAGCGGGG
This region includes:
- a CDS encoding metallophosphoesterase, whose protein sequence is MRNALLALSIALAAAPVCAQPADGSTPPPVIEHELTGDRLPWTSDKPRFAPTDFQFAVISDNTGSPRPGIFREAMEKADLLQPAFVISVGDLIEGYVDTKEELNAQWDEFMGFLDPLSVPFFFVPGNHDVGRKLWHDVYLERVGPSHYYFIYQDVLFLVINSNDGENMGTGYGDAQLAWVKEVLEKHTDVRWTFVFQHKPFWLQEKDEWAKAAPLFEGRKHTFFAGHIHNYAYAERGNIQYVTLATTGGGSAMRGPAFGEFDHLMWVTVTDEGPKMAAIALDGIFPADFRTPELAAKLRSFRDRSAVTTNPVIMAGESMTSASWEISVTNPWDKPLRFKGLVEGPDGLSVTPGSISVVVPPESTLTKTVTVTSDKPLTPQTIQPIAFHWTGVYDAFNAPPMQFSDVLRLLSEGPHEVVKRSGVVVDGKLDEWGVLPYAMNQPGQIYTNELAWKGPQDMTFRFGLAHDGTTLFAALEVDDDDIKGDGVKLWQDFALIFARAAGADPAATPLTEESVVSIVEGPDISPEEKSGYETNDSKYVAADLGGTSAFVQGEGRITYEFAIPLASLEKVGGASTEHIQFNIGVNDFDPSDARLGVSLLTWRPSWSTPAHFPESGIFTLK
- a CDS encoding amidohydrolase family protein: MTRLFPVNRRTLVAACCIGAAVLPVAAEPAPGFESMPKIDAHAHVYADLPELDAMLARIDFRVVNICDGGNDPAMLVAKRGWVQGLHEAHPRQFDYCPTFDLTRRNEPGYAEEVIRYLDEAFSQGAVMVKIYKEVGLELKRPDGSWLMPDDPVFDPIYKHLARSGRPLLSHFAEPLAAWLPLDRASVHYSYYSRHPEWHFYTQSDIPAHETVIAARSRVLEKHPNLTMIGAHLGSLEHDVKILGAYLDRYPNFHVDIAARSADLSRQPTQEVRDFFIRYQDRVLYGSDIGVDLPESGAYSPEEAAKIAANAEGHYRRDWQYFSGVGGVEVKGMPVECLELPRDVLEKFYFKNAERLIPGLQRK